In one Flammeovirga yaeyamensis genomic region, the following are encoded:
- a CDS encoding class I SAM-dependent methyltransferase, producing MKQVIDRFTTTSSTYKKFRPKYPSSIFEYICQNTKNFETALDCGTGNGQVAIHLSKKFNSVIGIDISKNQINNAESQKNIWYIESRAEVTQFKDEYFDLITVGQALHWFDLELFNKEAFRLLKKGGTIACFGYNLFKVNDEIDEMINYFYYDVIGPFWDQERKILEEEYKNVPFDFEVISNEGYVDMTVNWDLEQLYGFIHTWTSVQTYLKANPTHDPVQELMENLKNIWGENTKREVKFPIFLKLGVKG from the coding sequence ATGAAACAGGTTATTGACAGATTCACCACAACGTCTTCTACTTACAAAAAATTTAGACCAAAATACCCATCAAGTATTTTTGAATACATATGTCAGAATACCAAAAACTTTGAAACAGCTTTAGACTGTGGTACAGGAAACGGACAAGTCGCTATTCATCTATCTAAAAAATTTAATTCAGTCATTGGAATTGATATCAGTAAAAATCAGATCAATAATGCTGAATCCCAAAAAAATATATGGTACATAGAAAGTAGGGCTGAAGTAACTCAATTTAAAGATGAGTACTTTGATCTAATTACCGTTGGACAAGCTTTGCATTGGTTCGATCTAGAACTCTTTAATAAAGAGGCTTTTAGATTATTAAAAAAAGGAGGTACTATAGCTTGTTTTGGATATAACCTTTTTAAAGTGAATGATGAAATTGATGAAATGATCAACTATTTCTATTATGATGTAATTGGCCCTTTCTGGGATCAAGAACGTAAAATTTTAGAGGAGGAATATAAAAACGTACCCTTTGATTTTGAAGTGATCTCAAACGAAGGATATGTAGATATGACTGTCAATTGGGATTTGGAGCAATTGTATGGATTTATTCATACTTGGACTAGTGTTCAGACGTACTTAAAAGCCAATCCAACACATGATCCTGTTCAGGAATTAATGGAAAACTTGAAAAATATTTGGGGAGAAAACACCAAAAGAGAGGTGAAATTCCCTATTTTCTTAAAGCTCGGAGTTAAAGGATAA
- a CDS encoding transglutaminase domain-containing protein translates to MAKFISIILFNLISLSLLAQDLKAVDEYVVQRFLKVKDIDVLATKINQKYTDPLSKSRAIYCFIANTIAYDVDAWKNPQRGYKFTYKTEAEKLEKLEKIRIEKAEKAIRSRKAVCDGYSTLFEILCEKTGVECYTVNGTSKAFVSDLPKKTVDKIPNDHAWNIITIKGEKYLVDATWGAGSVDFNQQFVKNYTDTYFMMPPKDFILNHYPSSEGDKLINVNKKTFYDYPLFYLDYFLSHVELVQPLNKEVKSKKAFQMVFTDVNNQNDLLFAYDDSKYALEVKFSKRGNKLIAEVPASTAKSKYFNVYFKNSSIVTFLVK, encoded by the coding sequence ATGGCAAAATTTATATCAATTATTCTTTTCAATTTAATATCGCTATCCCTTTTAGCACAAGATCTTAAGGCTGTTGATGAATATGTGGTACAGCGTTTTCTTAAAGTGAAAGATATTGATGTCTTGGCTACAAAAATCAACCAAAAATATACCGATCCTTTAAGCAAAAGTAGAGCAATCTACTGCTTTATAGCAAATACAATAGCTTATGATGTAGATGCTTGGAAAAATCCACAAAGAGGATATAAGTTTACCTATAAAACGGAAGCCGAAAAATTAGAAAAGCTCGAGAAAATAAGAATTGAAAAAGCCGAGAAGGCCATTAGATCAAGAAAAGCGGTATGTGATGGATACTCTACCTTATTCGAAATTTTGTGTGAAAAGACAGGAGTAGAGTGCTATACTGTGAATGGGACTAGTAAAGCTTTTGTTTCTGACCTTCCCAAAAAAACAGTCGATAAGATACCTAACGATCATGCTTGGAATATAATTACCATTAAAGGAGAAAAATATTTAGTAGATGCTACATGGGGTGCAGGAAGTGTAGACTTTAATCAGCAATTTGTAAAGAATTATACAGATACTTATTTCATGATGCCTCCAAAAGATTTTATTCTAAATCATTATCCTTCTTCTGAAGGTGACAAATTGATTAATGTAAATAAGAAAACATTTTACGATTATCCGTTATTTTATTTGGACTATTTTCTATCTCATGTTGAATTAGTTCAGCCTCTAAATAAAGAAGTCAAAAGTAAGAAAGCTTTTCAGATGGTGTTCACCGATGTAAATAATCAAAATGATTTATTGTTCGCATATGATGATAGTAAATATGCTTTGGAAGTGAAATTTTCAAAAAGGGGTAATAAATTGATAGCAGAAGTTCCGGCATCAACCGCAAAGTCAAAATACTTCAATGTTTATTTTAAAAATAGTAGTATTGTTACTTTTTTAGTGAAATAA
- a CDS encoding alpha-ketoglutarate-dependent dioxygenase AlkB family protein, whose protein sequence is MTYTPSDIQLPYDGIIEYYPHLFSKTVSDEYFEILANEIHWEHDKIMMFGKEIITKRKVGWYGLKPYEYTYSKNTKVALPYTEVLNDLSKVVQGISDTTFNSCLLNYYHNGEEGMSYHTDNEKELKPRGTIASLSFGATRKFSFKHKVSKERIDLQLENGTLLLMKGEIQEHWMHALPKTKKVNTPRINLTFRTIID, encoded by the coding sequence ATGACCTATACACCCTCTGATATACAGCTACCTTATGATGGTATTATAGAATACTATCCTCATCTGTTTTCCAAAACAGTAAGTGATGAATATTTCGAAATTTTAGCCAATGAAATCCATTGGGAACACGATAAAATCATGATGTTTGGAAAAGAAATCATTACCAAACGGAAAGTAGGGTGGTATGGGTTAAAGCCGTACGAATATACTTACTCAAAAAATACAAAAGTGGCCTTGCCTTATACAGAGGTATTAAATGATTTATCAAAGGTAGTACAAGGCATATCAGACACTACTTTTAATTCTTGTTTACTTAATTATTATCATAATGGTGAGGAAGGAATGTCTTACCATACGGATAACGAAAAAGAATTAAAACCAAGAGGGACAATAGCATCTTTATCTTTTGGAGCAACAAGAAAATTTTCATTTAAACATAAAGTTTCTAAAGAACGTATCGATCTTCAATTAGAAAATGGTACTTTGTTATTGATGAAAGGTGAAATTCAAGAGCATTGGATGCATGCTTTACCAAAAACGAAAAAGGTGAATACTCCACGTATCAACTTAACTTTTAGAACTATAATCGACTAA
- a CDS encoding LytR/AlgR family response regulator transcription factor yields the protein MKILIIEDEIPAQRYLKKCIEKVMPSAEFIFPIQSVEEGKEFFNSKSDLPDLIFSDIELSDGLSFDIYKDIDLKVPIIFVTAYNDYALRAFEVNSVDYLLKPINESDIEKSLEKFNNNTINHLSNETIKDVAKGVEQQELSFRQRIWVNYPTNLTIAEVNQIHAFQSENKTVFVHQDNGVSGHIDLTLDKLEKELDPEYFFRVNRQFIVNINGVVSIEPHYNGKWVLRIKSDEQIEIIIPKEKVSKFKQWMVK from the coding sequence GTGAAGATATTAATTATTGAAGACGAAATTCCAGCACAGAGATATTTAAAAAAGTGTATCGAAAAAGTGATGCCAAGTGCTGAGTTTATTTTTCCTATACAATCTGTGGAAGAGGGTAAAGAGTTTTTTAATAGTAAATCTGATCTACCCGATTTAATTTTTTCTGATATCGAATTATCGGATGGTTTAAGCTTCGATATTTATAAAGATATTGACCTAAAAGTGCCAATCATTTTCGTTACAGCATATAATGATTATGCATTAAGGGCATTTGAGGTAAATAGTGTTGACTATCTTCTAAAACCCATTAACGAAAGTGATATTGAAAAGTCATTAGAAAAGTTTAATAACAATACTATTAATCACTTGTCTAATGAAACCATCAAAGACGTTGCTAAAGGAGTAGAACAACAAGAGCTATCATTTAGACAACGAATATGGGTAAATTACCCTACCAATCTAACTATTGCAGAAGTAAATCAAATACATGCTTTCCAATCTGAAAATAAAACTGTTTTCGTTCATCAAGATAATGGTGTAAGTGGTCATATTGACTTAACTTTAGATAAGCTTGAGAAAGAGTTAGATCCTGAATACTTCTTTAGAGTGAACCGTCAGTTTATTGTAAATATTAATGGAGTTGTAAGTATTGAACCACATTACAACGGGAAGTGGGTACTCAGAATAAAAAGTGATGAGCAAATTGAGATCATTATCCCCAAAGAAAAGGTAAGTAAATTTAAACAATGGATGGTGAAATAG
- a CDS encoding sensor histidine kinase gives MTILEKDYPWLSPVLTFFVSIILFLFTYWSVSDDFYIREMFFFPITYIYLIYFNGTVFVGKRLSKYMDNFSIRDKPHLRITLELVFLCILSFLFFYISIVLLGIINEKENPFQFRKQEVVLALNQCIVLLLYSSLAVTDDFLRKWRTSSLQIAELKQEKLKVENRALQSQLNPHFLFNSLNVLVSEIDYDPQSAKTFVLDLSNIYRYVLDSKDKELVPLKEEWEFMKRNIRIHQVRLGDGLLLKENIDSTQMELKIPPLALQLLLENCFKHNTATVRKPLTIEIEVKDGFISVINNKQLKPQKPQSHKIGLTFLKEAYKNFLDGEVVVEENEEYFKVKVPLIDEKQ, from the coding sequence ATGACAATACTAGAAAAAGATTATCCTTGGTTATCTCCGGTACTTACCTTTTTTGTATCAATAATTTTATTCCTATTTACTTATTGGTCTGTATCTGATGACTTTTACATCAGGGAAATGTTTTTCTTTCCCATTACTTATATCTATTTGATTTATTTTAATGGGACTGTTTTTGTTGGGAAGAGATTATCTAAGTACATGGATAACTTTTCAATAAGAGACAAACCTCATTTAAGGATCACCTTGGAATTGGTATTTCTATGCATTCTAAGTTTTTTGTTTTTTTATATCTCAATTGTTCTTTTGGGGATTATTAATGAAAAAGAAAATCCATTTCAGTTTAGAAAACAAGAAGTTGTTCTTGCGTTGAATCAATGCATTGTATTGCTTTTATATTCTTCTTTAGCAGTAACCGACGATTTTCTTAGAAAATGGAGGACGTCTTCATTACAAATAGCTGAACTAAAACAAGAAAAGTTGAAAGTGGAAAACAGAGCTTTACAATCTCAGTTGAATCCACATTTTTTATTCAATAGTCTTAATGTTTTAGTTTCGGAAATAGATTATGATCCTCAATCAGCTAAGACTTTCGTATTGGATCTATCTAATATTTATCGTTATGTATTGGATAGCAAAGATAAAGAGTTGGTGCCCCTCAAAGAGGAATGGGAATTTATGAAGAGGAACATCAGAATTCATCAAGTTCGATTAGGAGATGGACTATTACTGAAAGAAAACATTGATAGTACACAAATGGAATTGAAAATTCCACCGCTTGCATTACAGTTGCTACTAGAAAATTGTTTTAAACATAATACGGCCACAGTTCGAAAACCTCTAACAATTGAAATTGAAGTTAAAGATGGTTTCATAAGTGTTATAAATAATAAACAGTTGAAACCACAAAAGCCACAATCTCATAAAATTGGCTTAACTTTCTTAAAGGAAGCCTACAAGAACTTTTTAGATGGGGAGGTTGTAGTAGAGGAAAATGAAGAGTATTTTAAAGTTAAAGTTCCACTTATAGACGAAAAACAATAA
- a CDS encoding sensor histidine kinase, with amino-acid sequence MVFKQFRLQVSLRVFLIVLSAFIFSFFLQKELIANAVFVFALIWYQVWLLLQKLNSIAFDLRKFLDSINYDDLTQTFTINNTNEAKDDLNKTFQKALNRFRDKRSQRESDLQFYKSIAQQLDTAIVAFDTSGKVVFSNKTTKRLFTGVKSSHVLDFEDISEELFNIFNNKDEEGIYHCTIPGMYASERVVVQKMLLYVKGEMIHVYSISRVEEEVEKVEIQAWEALISVLTHEIMNAIAPVASLSDTVKGELEYLKDNYDKEVPTKEEISDLISPMETISHRVSSLSTLAENFRVLAHLRESQFEHFNVNKLCEEAVESYQSTYPNVKFELQLQQESILVTADPLQIRSVIDAVVKNAVEELETSGAERASVIIRSTQDENKNKPIIRIIDNGSGIDSEAQNKIFIPFYTTKKDHVGIGLSLSRQIMRRNNGRLTLKTALNEGSEFTLRF; translated from the coding sequence ATGGTCTTTAAACAATTTAGACTTCAGGTCTCCTTACGTGTTTTCTTAATCGTATTGAGTGCCTTTATATTTAGTTTCTTTTTACAAAAAGAATTAATTGCCAATGCCGTATTTGTGTTTGCATTAATATGGTATCAAGTATGGCTTTTATTGCAAAAATTAAATAGTATTGCTTTTGATTTACGTAAGTTTTTAGATTCCATTAATTATGATGATCTAACACAGACGTTTACCATCAATAATACCAACGAGGCAAAAGATGATTTAAATAAAACTTTTCAAAAAGCTTTAAACAGGTTTAGAGACAAAAGATCACAAAGAGAATCTGATTTACAATTTTATAAATCAATAGCACAGCAGTTAGATACCGCAATTGTGGCTTTTGATACATCTGGTAAAGTGGTTTTTTCTAATAAAACTACAAAACGTCTTTTTACTGGAGTGAAGTCTTCTCACGTATTGGATTTCGAAGATATATCAGAAGAATTATTCAATATCTTTAATAACAAAGATGAGGAAGGCATTTATCACTGTACTATTCCTGGAATGTATGCATCCGAAAGGGTTGTAGTTCAAAAAATGCTCTTGTATGTAAAAGGAGAAATGATTCATGTTTACAGTATATCAAGAGTAGAAGAAGAGGTGGAGAAAGTGGAGATACAAGCTTGGGAAGCTCTTATTTCTGTGCTTACTCATGAAATCATGAATGCTATTGCACCTGTTGCGTCTTTAAGTGATACTGTGAAAGGAGAACTTGAATACTTAAAAGATAATTATGACAAAGAGGTGCCTACCAAAGAAGAAATTTCTGATTTAATTTCTCCTATGGAAACCATTTCACATCGAGTTTCATCACTTTCTACTTTGGCGGAGAATTTTAGAGTGTTAGCACATTTAAGAGAAAGTCAATTTGAACATTTCAATGTCAATAAACTTTGTGAAGAAGCCGTTGAATCTTATCAATCGACTTATCCTAATGTGAAGTTCGAACTTCAATTACAGCAAGAAAGTATATTAGTGACGGCAGATCCATTGCAAATTAGATCGGTGATTGATGCCGTTGTAAAAAATGCAGTGGAGGAGCTAGAGACTTCAGGTGCTGAACGAGCATCCGTGATCATAAGAAGTACTCAGGATGAGAATAAGAACAAGCCTATCATCAGAATTATTGATAATGGATCTGGAATTGATTCGGAAGCTCAGAACAAAATATTTATACCGTTTTATACCACAAAGAAAGACCACGTAGGTATTGGACTTAGTTTATCAAGACAAATAATGCGTAGAAATAATGGTCGATTAACGCTTAAAACAGCATTAAATGAGGGTAGTGAATTTACCTTAAGATTTTAG
- a CDS encoding sigma-54-dependent transcriptional regulator — MMSKPLGKILVIDDNEDILLAAKMLLKKNADLVQVESNPGKIPFLLKNDSYDVILLDMNFTKDTTSGKEGFHWLEQILEIDPNAVVVMITAYGDVETAVNAVKQGATDFVLKPWNNEKLIATLTSAVRLKKSYEEVKSLKEEKTELSSALNKMPGSEGIVIGDSPAMRKVFALISKVGKTDANILILGENGTGKEVIARAVHEQSLRHENVFIGVDMGSISETLFQSELFGHKKGAFTDAREDRAGRFEIANKGTLFLDEIGNLPMTLQSKLLTVLQKREVIRVGDNKTIPVDIRLVCATNMPVYEMVENKEFRQDLLYRINTVEIHLPPLRDRAEDIPLLVAHFLKIYANKYRKGKMKVAASTMKKLQKYYWPGNVRELQHALERAVIMADTDTLQPTDFTFLVEKKKEEEDFDLSEFDLDTVEKMMIQKAVSKYSGNISKAAKSLGLTRASLYRRLEKHGL; from the coding sequence ATAATGAGTAAGCCCCTTGGAAAAATTCTAGTAATAGATGACAACGAAGATATCTTGTTGGCAGCCAAAATGTTATTAAAAAAGAATGCAGATTTGGTTCAAGTTGAGAGTAACCCAGGTAAAATTCCGTTTTTATTAAAGAACGATAGCTATGATGTTATTCTTTTGGATATGAACTTCACAAAAGATACTACTTCTGGAAAAGAAGGGTTTCATTGGTTGGAGCAAATATTAGAAATAGATCCAAATGCAGTCGTCGTTATGATTACCGCATACGGTGATGTAGAAACTGCTGTAAATGCTGTAAAACAAGGAGCGACAGATTTTGTACTAAAACCATGGAATAACGAAAAACTTATTGCGACATTAACTTCTGCTGTTCGATTAAAAAAATCGTACGAAGAAGTAAAATCCCTAAAAGAAGAAAAAACAGAATTATCATCTGCATTAAATAAAATGCCTGGTTCTGAGGGTATTGTAATAGGTGATAGCCCGGCCATGAGAAAAGTGTTTGCTCTTATTTCTAAAGTAGGTAAAACGGATGCAAATATTCTTATCCTTGGCGAAAACGGTACAGGTAAGGAAGTAATCGCCAGAGCCGTTCACGAACAGTCACTACGACATGAAAATGTCTTTATTGGAGTGGATATGGGATCTATTTCAGAAACACTCTTTCAATCAGAATTATTTGGACATAAAAAAGGGGCGTTTACCGATGCTAGAGAAGATCGTGCTGGTCGATTTGAGATTGCAAATAAAGGTACCTTGTTCCTAGATGAAATTGGTAACTTGCCAATGACTTTACAATCTAAATTGCTTACTGTCTTGCAAAAGAGAGAAGTAATTAGAGTGGGTGATAATAAAACGATCCCTGTTGATATCCGTTTAGTGTGTGCGACCAACATGCCGGTATATGAAATGGTGGAAAATAAAGAATTTAGACAAGATTTACTTTATCGTATTAACACTGTAGAAATTCATTTACCACCTTTAAGAGATAGGGCAGAGGATATTCCTTTATTAGTGGCACACTTCTTAAAGATATACGCTAATAAATATCGTAAAGGAAAAATGAAGGTAGCTGCTTCTACTATGAAGAAGCTTCAGAAATATTATTGGCCAGGTAATGTAAGGGAGTTACAACACGCTTTAGAAAGAGCAGTAATTATGGCAGATACCGATACATTACAGCCAACAGATTTTACTTTCTTGGTTGAAAAGAAAAAGGAAGAAGAAGATTTTGACTTATCAGAATTTGATTTGGACACTGTTGAAAAAATGATGATCCAAAAAGCTGTAAGTAAATACTCAGGTAACATCTCTAAAGCGGCTAAATCTTTAGGTTTAACGCGAGCATCTCTCTACCGTAGATTAGAAAAACATGGTCTTTAA
- a CDS encoding TlpA disulfide reductase family protein, with protein MKQFYYLFFLIGMMLSLSACQENKPLVLHPDKTISTSTTEIQYFENFDKLAPLFKHQDDTLRVINFWATWCAPCVKEIPFFTTLDQEFKSQNKKSKVMLISLDLSEKNLVKFIDKNKINTTSYWLDDANANYWIGEIEKDWDGAIPVTLFIKGQNKKFHFGDFESLDDIKTIINSI; from the coding sequence ATGAAACAGTTCTATTATTTATTCTTTTTAATTGGAATGATGCTCTCTTTGAGTGCCTGCCAAGAAAACAAACCACTAGTTTTACATCCTGATAAAACAATTTCAACTTCCACTACAGAAATTCAATACTTTGAGAATTTTGATAAGTTAGCTCCCTTATTTAAACATCAAGATGATACATTAAGAGTAATTAATTTTTGGGCGACATGGTGTGCTCCTTGTGTAAAGGAAATCCCATTCTTCACTACTTTAGATCAAGAGTTTAAATCACAGAACAAAAAAAGTAAAGTGATGTTGATTAGTTTAGATCTAAGCGAAAAAAACTTAGTGAAATTCATCGATAAAAATAAAATTAATACCACTAGTTATTGGTTGGATGATGCCAATGCTAATTATTGGATTGGTGAAATTGAAAAAGATTGGGATGGTGCTATCCCCGTTACTTTATTTATTAAAGGTCAAAATAAAAAATTCCATTTTGGAGATTTTGAATCTCTAGACGACATAAAAACAATTATAAATTCTATCTAA
- a CDS encoding thioredoxin family protein produces MKTFILSTLSVLLFFSCGSTSSEKKEETKQAAVSTTETVQAVKIGEIAPDFNLIGIDDQQHALNDLAGEKGAIVIFTCNHCPYAIAYEDRIIALDKKFKEEGYPVIAINPNDPAVQPKDSFDKMKERADEKGFTFPYLFDKGQKVFPTYGATKTPHVFLLNKENNQLVVKYIGAIDDNYKDADAVKVKFVEDAINALQNNTEIAEKETKAIGCSIKVAKS; encoded by the coding sequence ATGAAAACTTTCATTTTAAGCACTTTATCTGTTTTATTATTTTTCTCTTGTGGATCTACTTCAAGCGAGAAAAAAGAAGAAACTAAACAAGCAGCTGTTTCAACTACAGAAACAGTACAAGCTGTAAAAATTGGTGAAATAGCACCAGATTTTAACCTAATCGGCATAGACGATCAACAACATGCTCTAAATGATTTGGCTGGAGAAAAAGGTGCTATTGTTATATTCACATGTAACCACTGTCCTTATGCTATTGCTTACGAAGACCGTATTATCGCTTTAGATAAAAAATTTAAAGAAGAAGGATATCCAGTCATAGCGATTAATCCTAATGATCCCGCTGTTCAACCAAAAGATTCGTTTGATAAAATGAAAGAAAGAGCGGATGAAAAAGGATTCACTTTCCCTTACTTATTTGATAAAGGACAGAAAGTATTCCCAACTTATGGTGCGACAAAAACTCCTCATGTTTTCTTGTTAAACAAAGAGAACAATCAGCTAGTGGTTAAATATATTGGTGCAATTGACGATAACTACAAAGATGCTGATGCGGTAAAAGTAAAGTTTGTTGAAGACGCTATCAATGCACTTCAAAACAACACGGAAATTGCTGAAAAAGAAACAAAAGCAATTGGTTGTTCTATCAAAGTTGCTAAAAGTTAG
- a CDS encoding glycoside hydrolase family 25 protein has product MAEKRKKIFPFSSLVYLTLFLLAIYVYKNPDTKDKVKPYAKISYAYALNLKDLIETPFYKHVSGYSIKLPNKYTVHGIDVSHHQQYIDWSRVSKMHAQGQSIKFAYCKATEGLDHSDRHFSHNKKRSKEHQISFGAYHFFRPKKDGKQQADFFLNTVGDLAPADMVPVVDIEVLDRVSPSTMRKRLKDFLDHVESAIGVKPMIYTGDVFYKDYLKGYFPKYRIWIANYSNGTQSSEKRWTMWQHSQTATVDGIPGKVDMNVFYGNWEQFKKAMLIGFQ; this is encoded by the coding sequence ATGGCTGAAAAACGTAAAAAAATATTCCCCTTCTCCTCCTTAGTATATTTAACTCTTTTTCTCTTAGCGATTTATGTGTACAAAAACCCAGATACTAAAGATAAAGTTAAACCTTATGCAAAAATCTCTTATGCTTACGCACTAAATCTTAAAGATTTAATTGAAACACCTTTTTATAAACATGTCTCGGGATACAGTATCAAATTACCTAATAAATATACAGTACATGGTATAGATGTTTCCCATCATCAACAATATATTGATTGGTCCAGAGTAAGTAAAATGCACGCGCAAGGTCAATCAATTAAATTTGCATATTGCAAGGCAACAGAAGGATTGGATCATTCCGACAGACATTTTAGTCATAACAAGAAAAGAAGTAAAGAACATCAGATCTCATTTGGTGCTTATCATTTTTTCAGACCCAAAAAAGATGGAAAGCAACAAGCAGATTTTTTTCTAAATACGGTAGGCGATTTAGCTCCTGCTGATATGGTCCCTGTAGTCGATATAGAAGTTTTAGATCGAGTAAGCCCTAGTACAATGAGAAAGAGGTTAAAAGACTTTCTCGATCACGTTGAAAGTGCAATTGGCGTTAAACCAATGATCTACACCGGTGATGTTTTTTACAAAGATTATCTCAAAGGGTACTTCCCAAAATATCGCATTTGGATTGCGAATTATAGTAATGGAACTCAATCTTCAGAAAAAAGATGGACCATGTGGCAACATTCTCAAACTGCTACAGTAGATGGGATCCCAGGAAAAGTAGATATGAACGTTTTTTATGGAAATTGGGAGCAGTTTAAAAAGGCTATGTTAATTGGCTTTCAATAA
- a CDS encoding DUF1569 domain-containing protein, translated as MTLLDQINQLAIYTQTEAFRKTVPSVSKAGVDWHVYHSILSMNLICEALINSNPEQYQSVFNIKWWIIKLIKKMPRGKARAPKYVNNFGNVDLSIVEMELDKGYQLIEQIDTLSENHYFRHFVFGELNVKEAKKMMIIHTNHHIKIIQDILKS; from the coding sequence ATGACATTACTTGACCAAATAAACCAACTAGCTATTTATACACAAACAGAAGCATTTAGAAAGACTGTTCCAAGTGTCTCAAAGGCAGGGGTAGATTGGCATGTTTACCATTCTATATTGTCAATGAATTTAATTTGTGAGGCTTTAATTAATTCAAATCCAGAACAGTATCAATCTGTATTTAATATTAAGTGGTGGATAATAAAGTTGATAAAGAAGATGCCGAGAGGTAAAGCACGTGCGCCGAAATATGTAAATAATTTCGGTAATGTAGATTTATCTATCGTTGAAATGGAATTAGATAAAGGTTATCAATTGATAGAACAAATTGATACACTTTCGGAAAATCATTACTTCAGACATTTCGTTTTTGGAGAATTGAATGTAAAAGAAGCAAAGAAGATGATGATCATCCATACCAATCATCATATTAAAATTATACAAGACATTCTTAAGTCCTAG